AAAGATTGCAGCAGTATTACCTTTAACGGTATTACGTATACAACGTCAGCATCTGTAACAGATACCACAAGAAGCGCAGGCGGTTGCGATAGTTTGTATCATACGACCAATATCATCATTGCGCCGATCGTTCCGGTTATTACTGTTGATTCTATCAAGGATTGCAGCAGCGTCACCTTTAACGGTATCACGTATACTTCATCTGCTTCAGTAACAGATACCACAAGAAGCGCAGGCGGTTGCGATAGTTTGTATCATACGACCAATATCATCATTGCGCCGATCGTTCCGGTTATTACTGTTGATTCTATCAAGGATTGTAGCAGTATTACCTTTAACGGTATCACTTATACTTCATCTGCTTCGGTAACAGATACCACAAGAAGCGCAGGCGGTTGTGATAGCTTGTATCATACGACTAATATCATTATTGCGCCAATAACTCCGGTAACGGTTATTGACTCGATAAAAGATTGCAGCAGCGTCACCTTTAACGGTATCACTTATACTTCATCTGCTTCGGTAACAGATACCACAAGAAGCGCAGGCGGTTGCGATAGTTTGTATCATACGACTAATATCATTATTGCTCCTATTGTTCCGGTAACGGTTACTGACTCTATCAAGGATTGCAGCAGCGTTATTTTTAACGGTATAACTTATACCTCGTCTGCTTCAGTAACGGATACTACCAAAACTGCTGGTGGTTGTGATAGTTTGTATCATACAACCAATATCATCATTGCACCGATCGTTCCGTTAACGGTTACTGACTCTATCAAGGATTGCAGCAGTGTCACCTTTAACGGTATCACTTATACCTCTTCTGCTTCCGTAACAGACACGACAAGAAGTGCAGGTGGTTGTGATAGCTTGTATCATACAACCAATATCATCATTGCACCGATCGTTCCGGTTGTTACTGTTGATTCTATCAAGGATTGCAGTAGCGTCACCTTTAACGGTATAACCTATACCTCATCTGCTTCGGTAACAGATACCACAAGAAGCGCAGGCGGTTGTGATAGTTTGTATCATACTACTAATATCATTATTGCTCCTATTGTTCCGGTTATTACTGTCGATTCTATCAAAGATTGCAGCAGTGTCACCTTTAACGGTATTACTTATACTTCATCTGCTTCGGTAACAGATACCACAAGAAGCGCAGGCGGTTGTGATAGCTTGTATCATACGACTAATATCATTATTGCGCCAATAACTCCGGTAACGGTTACTGACTCTATCAAGGATTGCAGCAGTGTCACCTTTAACGGTATCACTTATACCTCTTCAGCATCCGTAACAGATACCACAAGAAGTGCAGGTGGTTGTGATAGCTTATATCATACAACCAATATCATTATTGCGCCGATCGTTCCGGCTATTACTGTTGATTCTATCAAGGATTGCAGCAGCGTTATTTTTAACGGTATCACTTATACCTCTTCTGCTTCAGTAACGGATACTACCAAAACTGCAGGTGGTTGTGACAGCTTATATCATACTACAAACATTATCATTGCGCCGATCGTTCCGGTAACTGTGACTGACTCTATCAAAGATTGCAGCAGCGTCACCTTTAACGGCATAACCTATACCTCATCAGCATCCGTAACAGATACGACAAGAAGTGCAGGCGGTTGTGATAGTTTGTATCATACTACTAATATCATCATTGCTCCTATTGTTCCGGTTATTACTGTCGATTCTATCAAGGATTGCAGCAGCGTCACCTTTAACGGTATTACGTATACCTCATCAGCATCCGTAACAGATACTACCAAAACTGCAGGTGGTTGTGACAGCTTATATCATACTACAAACATTATCATTGCGCCGATCGTTCCGGTAACTGTGACTGATTCTATCAAAGATTGCAGCAGTATTACCTTTAACGGTATTACTTATACCTCATCTGCTTCGGTAACGGATACTACCAAAACTGCTGGTGGTTGCGATAGTTTGTATCATACGACTAATATCATTATTGCGCCAATAACTCCGGTAACGGTTACTGACTCTATCAAAGATTGCAGCAGGGTCACCTTTAACGGTATAACCTATACCTCATCTGCTTCGGTAACGGATACTACCAAAACTGCTGGTGGTTGTGATAGTTTGTATCATACAACCAATATCATTATTACACCAATTACACCTGTCACAATAATTGATACACTGAAGAATTGCAACAGTGTAATCTTTAATGGCATCACATACACCTCATCCACTTCAATAGCAGATACAATAAGAAGCATTGGTGGTTGCGATAGCTTATATCATACAACAAATATTATTATCCTAACTCCTACTAATAGCTCAGACACAATTACTATTTGCACCGGTGCATTACCTTATTCATGGAATGGAAATTCTTATACTTCGGCTGGCATATATAATGTACCATTAATCAATGTTGCAGGCTGTGATTCCACTGCAACTCTTGATCTTATGGTTAGCGACTCAACAACAAGCTTTGATTCTGTAACAGTTTGCACTACAGCTTTGCCTTATCACTGGAATGGTGTTGATTATTCTACCGCAGGAACATATAATTATCACAGTACCGGTATAGGCGGTTGCGATTCTATTGCAACATTGAAATTGAATATTGTTATTTGTTGCGATACGACAAGAAGTACCAATACACAAACTATCTGTTCTAATCAATTACCGTATCATTGGAATGGTGTTGACTATACAGCTACCGGTTCTTATACTTATCAAACTGCAAATGCAGGCGGATGCGATTCAATCGCAACATTAGTATTAACTGTAACAGATACTACATTAGGAACAGACAGCAAAACCATTTGTTCCAATCAATTGCCATATACATGGAATGGAACTGTTTATACAAGCGGTGGTACTTACCAATATCATACTACCAATGTAGCCAATTGTGATTCGCTCGTTACTTTAACATTGACTGTAACAGATACTACCAGAGAAACAATTAATAAAATTATTTGCTCCAATCAATTACCATTTAACTGGAATGGCGTTGATTATACAATTCCGGGAGCTTATACTTATCACACCGCAAGTACTGCCGGATGCGATTCCATTGCAACATTGATCTTAACGGTTTCTGACACTACCGTTGGAACAGACAGCAAGATCATCTGTTCCAATCAATTGCCATTTAACTGGAATGGTGTTGATTATACTGCTGCGGGCACTTATCAATATCATACTGCCAATGCAGCCGGTTGCGATTCTATCGTTACTTTAACATTGACCATCCACGATACTACTACCAGCTTAACAACTACTGCTGTATGCGCAAGTCAATTGCCTTATTCATGGAATGGTAACTCATATGCTGATTCGGGAAATTACCATGTACAGCTAACAAATGCAACAGGATGCGATTCAATTGCTACCTTACACTTAACATTAAAAGCCACAAGTTCGAGCATTACGAATATCAATGTATGCCCGGGACAATTACCTTATTCATGGAATGGCAACTCCTATAATGGCACAGGAAATTATTCTGCCACATTTGTAAATGCAGCAGGTTGCGATTCTGTCGCTATTCTTAATCTGACAGTTTCGTCTACTATCAATACTTCTGTGGATGCAAGCACCTGCCCATCAGCTTTACCATATAGCTGGAATGGCAATAGCTATGCCGCTGCCGGCGACTATAGTATTACACTGAAAAATATTGCAGGATGCGATTCTGTGGTGACCTTACATTTAACATTGAAGAATACAACTATTAGCAATACTAATATCGCAGTTTGTGCGGGCAGCTTGCCTTACACCTGGAATGGCAATCCGTATACATCTGCTGGTGTTTACAATGTAACCTTGACCAATGCGGCTGGTTGTGATTCTATTGCCACATTAAATCTTACATTAAAAGCAGCTACCAACAGCACTACTAATATTGCTGTTTGTGCAAGTCAATTGCCTTATTCATGGAACGGAAACGCATACTCTGCTCCTGGCAGCTACAATGTAACATTAACAAATGCAGCAGGCTGCGATTCCATAGCCACATTGAATCTTAGCACTAAACAAACATCGGCAAGCAGTACCACCATTTCTGTTTGTCCAAATCAATTACCTGTTAGCTGGAATGGGAACGCATACTCTTCTGCAGGCAGCTACCCTGTAACTTTAACGAATGCCGCAGGTTGTGATTCTATTGCCACACTTATTCTTCAGGTAAAAGCAGTTACTACCAGCAACATTACAACAAGCATCTGCCCATCGCAATTACCATATACATGGAATGGAAATTCTTACTCAACCGCAGGTACTTATGCCGTAACGTTAACAAATGCAGCAGGCTGCGATTCTATCATAACACTGAATCTTATTGTAAATTCGGCTACGGCAAGTGTTACCAGCCAAACAATTTGTCCTAATCAATTGCCATATACCTGGAATGGTAAAACTTACTCGTCTGGCGGAACTTATTCGGTTACTCTAACCAATGCGAACGGTTGCGATTCTGTTGCCACTTTAGTATTGAAAACATTGGCGGCTCCTGTTGTACAGGCTACGTCAGTTTATGGATGTAACAGCTTAACGTATGAAGGAGTAACTTATACTCAATCGACCAAGCTGCAGAAAAATATAACGAACGTGAACGGTTGCGATAGTATCCAGATAGTTACTTATGTAAATATCACTACACAACAGTTTGATCTGCAACTAACGGCTACGCCTAACCCGGTTGATAAAGGCAAGCCGGTAACTATCAAAACAGGTTCTACCACTCCTTATAGTATAACGGCATGGGAACCTGCAGTTTTGTTCGGTTCGCAAACAGCGCTGAGCCAGGTATTAATGCCTGACACGGCAACAGTAGTAAAAGTAACGGCTAAATCAGATGCAGGTTGTGTTACCACTGCCGAAATTGCAATAGCGGTGCTGCGTCCATACGATTTCTGGGTGCCCAATTCATTTACTCCAAATGATGATGGCATGAATGATTATTTCAGTGTATATGGAACAACGGTTAAAAAAGGTTTATTGCGCATCTACAACCAATGGGGGCAATTAATATATGAAACCACAGATATAAAACGTGGGTGGGATGGTAAGTTCAAAGGAGTACCGCAACCTGTAGGTGTTTATGCATATGTAGTATTTGCCGAAATGTATGATGGCAATTCTGTTACTGATAAAGGATTTTTGAATTTAATAAGATAGACTCGAAGCTATTGTTGAAAAAAGAATAAGCAGTACAAGGGAGTGACACAACGATGATGCTATGAAAACCCAATGTCCGTGCCATGAAAAATATAACAATGCGAAAACTAGTGTACATATTAACGTTAGTAATTGGAGTAATGCTCTCCATTACTTCCAAAGCGCAGGTTGATCCGCACTTTTCGCAATACTATGCCTATCCGCTATATCTGAATCCTGCTTTTACAGGTGTAATTGACGGAGATTACAGGGCTACTGCTATTTATAAGAATCAATGGTTAAGTGTTGGTACGCCCTATTCAACAACAGGCTTATCCGCCGACATGACAACGCTTACAGACCTCAACATTGGTATGAATATTTTGCGGCAAACAGCCGGCGAAGGCGGTTACCAGTATATACAGGGATATGTTACGCTGGCATACCAGGGTATGCGGTTTGATGCCAATGGATATAACCGCTTGATATTTGGCTTGCAGGCAGGATTTTTAACCCGGAAATTCGATCCTGCAAAATTAACTTTCGGTGATCAATGGACGCCGGGATTGCGTGTTGATCCATCAACACCTTCGGCAGAAATATTTGCACAAACATCTGCTTCTACTTTTGATGCAGGCGCTGGCGTTGCATTTTTTAATAGCGACCCCAATAAAAAAGTAAATGTATATGGCGGCTTTTCCTTGAATCATCTTACACAACCTTATGATCCCTTTATAGTAAGCGGCAATAAAAGAAGGCTGCCTTATCGTTATACATATTATGGTGGTGCAAAAATTGCTTTAGACAACCGCATGTCGATAACGCCGCATTTTATTTACATGCGCCAGGGCAATGCAGAAGAACGCACATTCGGCGCTTATATGCAAAAAGGCACAAACCGTGAAGATGTAGATGTGATGTGGGGTGTAAGCTATCGTTATAAAGATGCGATCATACCTTATGCAGGATTAAAATTCACCAATGTGTGGATGGGATTAAGCTACGATGCCAACGTTTCTACATTGGGTGCTTCTGTTCCATTTACAAACAGCATTGAGTTATCCATAACCGTTATTGGCAAACGTTCGGAAGAGAATCGTCATTATTTTTCTTGTCCGCCGCGTTTTTAGTTTTTGTTACGACAAAAATAAAACAGATGAAATTTCTACCTTTTGAAAATTACACCATAACAACAACATTATCGCAGCAGGAAATATTAAAACGTATTGCTGATAATATTGAACCCAAAAGATCTTACCGGTTTACATTTTTTCGTCCTAAAGCAAATGTTGCTTATGAAGGGAAGATCGTACAAAATACATTTTCTATAAACAGGATCATTTATTATAGAAATTCTTTTATTCCTTTAATAAAAGGCAATGTAACTGCTTTTTCAGATCATACAGAAGTTCACATTAAAATGCAATTACGGTATTTCACTTTATTATTTGTAGCCATCTGGCTGGGCTTTACAGGAATGATCTGCAGCTCTATTATATCTTTTATTTCAATGGATACCTATGCTATTTTTAAAGGCAAAATTCCTTCTATTTTAATATTGCCATTTGGGATGTTCATTTTAGGCTACCTTATTACTATACTAAATTTTACTATTGAAAGCAAGAGATCAAAAAAATTCCTGGCAAGATTATTAGAAGCAGGAGAAGAGTAAGATCATCCAATCAACCCTTATTGCTTCTCTCCCATTCGTCCTCAGGATTTTCTTCTTCGTTATCAGGGATATCTTCCGTCCAATCTTCATCCGGCAATATGTCATCATCCTGTTGAAGATCTGTTTCTACAGTATTTAAAGCATACGCCTGGTTATCGGTATCGTCCGTTCCTAAAACATCTAATTCTTCTGCAGAAATGTCTTCTTCATCTTCAGCTTTATATATATCAGCACTGGTGATATTCTTATTACCTTCTGCCTCTTCATTTGTATCGGCAAATTCAAGGGTATCGTGTTTCAGATCTATTTTAGGATCCTGTTGTTTTTCTGTCTTTTTCATACTAATTGATTTTATTCGTTTATATATTTACAAAGAACAAGCCAAATAAAGCAGAGGTTTTACAACAGAACATCTTATTCATTTACAGCTTTCTCCGCTTTATTGTAAGCTATCATGCACTTTATTTAATAAATAAGACATTTCAAAAGGCTTTGCAATGAACCCATCTGCACTATATGCTTTTGCTATTTCCTGTATATTGGAATTTGCAGAAATAAATAATACAGGAATATTCTTTGTCAATTCATGTCTCTTCAATTGATGACAAATTTCTCTGCCATCTAACCCCGACATCCAGATATCCAGCATAATAAGATCAGGCAAGTCGGCTTTTTCATAAGCAAAGATGTCATTGGCATTATTGCTGGTTATTACTGAATAATTTTCTGTCTGTAACATTATTTGTATAATGCTCAGAATATCGTGATCATCATCTGCTACAAATATCTTTTTAGGCGTTGTCATATTGTAAAATTTAACTTGCAATCGGTAGTTCAAAATAAAAAGTAGATCCTTGTCCTTCTTCACTTAACACGCCTATATTTCCTTCGTGGCGTCGTATTAACTCAGAGGATATGTATAATCCAAGTCCAAGTCCTGCATACGTGTTTTCTTTTTCATAATTAACCCGAAAAAACCGTTCAAAAATTTTGCTTTGCTGGTCTTTTGGTATCCCTATACCAAAATCTTTTACTGATAATTTAATCTTTCCATTCTGCAAAGAGGTGCTAACCAGAATATCTGAATTAACGGGGGAATACTTACCGGCATTATCGATAAAATTTGTAATTACCTGCCCTATTTTATTTCTATCTCCGTAAATGGTTTTTGTATTACTCAATATCTCTTTAATAGAATGTTTATCCAAAACACGTCCCGTTTCTTCAATAATTTCTTTAACTAAAATATTAAAATCAAAATGCTCTTTATGTAATTGCAACTGTCCTGTCTCTATTTTTTTCACATCCAGCAAATCACCTATAAGCGTAGTAAGCTTATTAACCTGTGTATCCACTTTGCTTAGTACTTCTGCAGCTGCATTGTTTCCTTCCTTCTGAAAATTGAAACGCAATATTTGTATATACCCTTTAATACTGGTAACGGGTGTTTTTAACTCATGGCTCGCAATGCTTATAAACTCGTCTTTCTTTTCCATTGCCTTTTTTTGTGTTTGTGTTTCTTTTTGCAAAGAAAGATCGGTAGCTATGATACTTAACACTACATTGTCATCAATTTCAATTCGGTTTAGCGATAACAATACAGGCAATGGCTTGTCTTTTTTAGCAAGTATTATTTCTGCTTTACTTTCTCCTTTTAACCATGCCTCATTGATAATTTCGTTTACAACAGAAATATAAGCATCAGGAATAATTTCTGCTAATGCAATGCCTATTAAGTTTTCCAATGGAATTCCCAATATATGGGCGAAGCTGGAGTTACAATAAAATATAATACCGTCTTTACCAACCGTCATCGCTCCTTCGCTCATTTTCTCGATAAATATCCGGTAGGTTTTGTCAGCGCTCTTTAGCGTATACAGTTCATGCCTATCCTCACTTTTTACAATAAAAGCATCTACTTCTCCTTTTCTTATAGATTCCAGTATGTCTCGTGCTTCATTTACTTCTTGGCGGAGATTCTCATTTTCTATTAATAGCTGGTCATATGTTTTGCCTCTATCCATATTTATTTCATATTGTTGAACTATTTAACTCAAGTCCATCCAATACTTTTTTTGTATCAGACATATTGCCAATTAATTTTTTTAGCGGTAATGGAGATAACTTAACTAATAAAGGCAATGCAATTAACTGTTCGGCTTTTGCTATAAGCGGTTGTTGATAAACATCTATAATTTCAAGTTCGTATTTATCTTTTATGTATAGCTCACAAATAGACTTTAAATTACTGATCGCTTTTACGGAATTGGGAGAAGCGCCGGTTATGTATAACCGAAATAGGTATGGTTTCGGGTTCGAGCTCGCACTAATCTTTCCCATTTTCACGTTTTGTTTATTAATCTTTAATAGGCACAATATTCAAGCCAACTAAAACTTTTTCTTCATTTGATAGATCACCGATTATTTTACGAATAGGTTCAGGTACTTTTCTTACTAATGTAGGAATCGCAAATATCTGATCTCCTTCTGCTAATTGTGGTTTTACCAACAGGTCTATTACTTCAATTTTATATTGTCCTTTTAGATGCATCTCACAATACTTTTTTAAGTTTTTTAATG
The Ferruginibacter albus DNA segment above includes these coding regions:
- a CDS encoding circadian clock KaiB family protein, with product MEKAWQLRLYIAGETPKSVTALKNLKKYCEMHLKGQYKIEVIDLLVKPQLAEGDQIFAIPTLVRKVPEPIRKIIGDLSNEEKVLVGLNIVPIKD
- a CDS encoding PorP/SprF family type IX secretion system membrane protein; translation: MRKLVYILTLVIGVMLSITSKAQVDPHFSQYYAYPLYLNPAFTGVIDGDYRATAIYKNQWLSVGTPYSTTGLSADMTTLTDLNIGMNILRQTAGEGGYQYIQGYVTLAYQGMRFDANGYNRLIFGLQAGFLTRKFDPAKLTFGDQWTPGLRVDPSTPSAEIFAQTSASTFDAGAGVAFFNSDPNKKVNVYGGFSLNHLTQPYDPFIVSGNKRRLPYRYTYYGGAKIALDNRMSITPHFIYMRQGNAEERTFGAYMQKGTNREDVDVMWGVSYRYKDAIIPYAGLKFTNVWMGLSYDANVSTLGASVPFTNSIELSITVIGKRSEENRHYFSCPPRF
- a CDS encoding sensor histidine kinase; its protein translation is MDRGKTYDQLLIENENLRQEVNEARDILESIRKGEVDAFIVKSEDRHELYTLKSADKTYRIFIEKMSEGAMTVGKDGIIFYCNSSFAHILGIPLENLIGIALAEIIPDAYISVVNEIINEAWLKGESKAEIILAKKDKPLPVLLSLNRIEIDDNVVLSIIATDLSLQKETQTQKKAMEKKDEFISIASHELKTPVTSIKGYIQILRFNFQKEGNNAAAEVLSKVDTQVNKLTTLIGDLLDVKKIETGQLQLHKEHFDFNILVKEIIEETGRVLDKHSIKEILSNTKTIYGDRNKIGQVITNFIDNAGKYSPVNSDILVSTSLQNGKIKLSVKDFGIGIPKDQQSKIFERFFRVNYEKENTYAGLGLGLYISSELIRRHEGNIGVLSEEGQGSTFYFELPIAS
- a CDS encoding response regulator, with product MTTPKKIFVADDDHDILSIIQIMLQTENYSVITSNNANDIFAYEKADLPDLIMLDIWMSGLDGREICHQLKRHELTKNIPVLFISANSNIQEIAKAYSADGFIAKPFEMSYLLNKVHDSLQ
- a CDS encoding circadian clock KaiB family protein, producing MGKISASSNPKPYLFRLYITGASPNSVKAISNLKSICELYIKDKYELEIIDVYQQPLIAKAEQLIALPLLVKLSPLPLKKLIGNMSDTKKVLDGLELNSSTI